A part of Saccopteryx bilineata isolate mSacBil1 chromosome 10, mSacBil1_pri_phased_curated, whole genome shotgun sequence genomic DNA contains:
- the STAB1 gene encoding stabilin-1 isoform X1 has protein sequence MAGSRGLLLLCLLAFCLAGSSIVGGQKVRSRHCDVKTKFVTQVPCTICPAIKKRVCPLGWLRAFPEKISQDCRYEVQLGGSLLSMSGCSLECWKDVVQKACCPGYWGSQCYECPGGAETPCNGHGTCLDGIDRNGTCVCQENFSGSACQECQDPNRFGPDCHSVCRCVHGTCRRGPLGDGSCLCFAGYTGPHCDQELPECQALNCPRHSQCSAEDPTCRCLPHHTQQDGKCQAPDPCRPSPCSPLAHCSVSPTGQAQCRCPKNYHGDGNVCLPQDPCNTNNGGCPSNSTLCLYQGPGKASCTCKPGLFSLSGNASSGCVAYCYPSSCDRSATCQVTPDGKISCVCKEGQVGDGRACYGHLLHEVQKASLLRLMGLRGALTMLDQGCREILSTSGPFTVLVPSLSSRTPWAMNASLAQHLCRQHIIAGQHILEDLGTQQQTRKWWTLAGQEITVTFNRFMQKYTYKYKDLPQQTFTIQKANYPAANGVFHMVTALRWQSPPEFPKDPKRTISQILASTEVFSRFETILENCGLPSILDGPGPFTVFAPSNEAVDNLRDGRLIYLFTAGLSKLQELVRHHIYGHGQLTIGKLISKGRVLTMANQVLAVNISEEGRILLGPEGVPLRRVDVLAANGVIHMLEGILLPPTILPILPKHCSQEQHRIVVGSCVDCQALNTTSMCPPDSVKLDVFPKECIYTHDPTGLNVLKKGCAHYCNQTLLKPGCCKGFFGPDCAQCPGGFSNPCYGKGNCSDGILGNGACLCFPDYKGIACHICSNPNKHGEQCQEDCGCVHGLCDNRPGSGGVCQSGTCAPGFSGRFCNESTGNCGPTEQAQNCHLHARCVSQGGIARCLCLDGFEGDGFSCTPSNPCSHPDRGGCSENAECVPGAPGTHNCTCHKGWSGDGHVCVAIDECELDVRGGCHADALCSYVGPGQSRCTCKLGFAGDGYACSPIDPCRAGNGGCHDLATCQAVGGGQRVCTCPPGYGGDGFSCYGDIFRELEANAHFSIIYQWIKRAGITLPADSRVTALVPSESALLRLSPEDRAFWLQPRMLPQLVRVHFLQGALSEEELARLSGQEVATLSPTIRWEIHNISGRVWVQNASLDVVDLLATNGVLHVLSQVLLPPRKDSPGGQGLLQQLDSVPAFHLFRDLLQHHSLVSQIEAATAYTIFVPTNHSLEAQGNSSRLDADTVRHHVILGEALSSEALQRGGHRNSLLGPAHWLVFYNHTGQPEVNHVPLEGPVLEAPGGSLFGLSGVLTVGSSRCLHSHAEALREKCINCTRKFRCTQGFQLEDTPKKSCVYRAGYSFSRGCSYTCAKKIQVPDCCPGFFGTLCEPCPGGLGGVCSGHGQCQDRLLGSGECRCHEGFHGTACEMCELGRYGSNCTGVCDCAHGLCQEGLRGDGSCVCNVGWQGHRCDQKITGSHCPKKCDSNANCVQDSAAAPACVCAAGYSGNGTYCSEVDLCAHDHGGCSPHANCTKVAPGQRTCTCQDGYTGDGELCQEANSCLIHHGGCHMHAECIPTGPQQVSCSCREGYSGDGIRTCVLLDPCSQSNGGCSPYAVCRSTGDGQRTCTCDAAHTVGDGFTCRARVSLELLRDKNASFFSLHLLKYNELKGNGPFTIFVPHTDLMTNLSQDELARIGAHRQLVFRYHVVGCRQLRSQDLMEEGYVTTLSGHPLRFSEREGSIYLNDFARVVSSDHQAVNGILHFIDHVLLPPDVLHWEPDAAPISRRNVTAAAESFGYKIFSSLVTVAGLLPLLRDVSHRPFTMLWPTDSALRALSPDRQAWLYHEDHRDKLVAILRGHVIRNIEALASDLPNLGPLRTMHGTPISFSCSRARPGELMVGEDDARIVQRHLPFEGGLAYGIDQLLEPPGLGARCDRFETRPLRLKICSICGEEPPCPEGSQEQGSPQACWRYFTKYWASPPLRSLALHSLWGQPQVLGSGCHRNCVITTWKPSCCPGHYGSECRACPGGTSHPCSDHGVCMDGMSGSGKCRCRSGFSGTACELCAPGAFGPHCQACRCTSHGHCDEGLGGSGSCFCDEGWTGPRCEVQMDLQPVCVPPCAPQAVCRAGNSCECSLSYEGDGRTCTVADLCQDGHGGCSEHANCSQVGTVVTCACLPDYEGDGWSCRARNPCEDGHRGGCSEHADCLSTGPNTRRCACHAGYVGDGLQCLEEPEPPVDRCLGQPPPCHVDAVCTDLHFQEKRAGVFHLQATSGPNGLNFSEAEAACRGQGAVLASLPQLSAAQQLGFHLCLVGWLANGSAAHPVVFPEADCGAGQVGVVSLGTRENLSERWDAYCYRMQDVVCRCRDGFVGDGTGICNGKLLDVLATTANFSTFYGMLLDYANATPRGLDFLDFLDDERTYKTLFVPVNEGFVGNMTLSGPDLELHASNTTFLSTNVSQGTLLPSHSGLSLVISDRGPDNSSLAPVAPRAVVVSHVIVWDIMAFNGIIHALASPLLAPSQPRAVVAPEAPPVAAGVGATVAAVTLLGLVAGAVYVRARHKSTGFGFSVFQAEDDADDDFSPWQEGTSPTLVSVPNPVFGSQDAFCEPFDDSLLEEDFPDTQRILTVK, from the exons ATGGCAGGGTCCCGGGGCCTCCTCCTGCTCTGCCTCCTGGCCTTCTGCCTAGCAGGCTCCAGCATCGTCGGGGGGCAGAAG GTGCGATCCAGACACTGCGATGTGAAGACCAAGTTTGTCACTCAAGTGCCCTGCACCATTTGCCCTGCCATCAAGAAGCGGGTGTGTCCCTTGGGCTGGCTTCGTGCATTCCCAGAGAAGATATCACAGGACTGCCG CTACGAGGTGCAGCTAGGGGGCTCTCTGCTGTCCATGAGTGGCTGTAGCCTGGAGTGCTGGAAGGACGTGGTGCAGAAGGCCTGCTGCCCTGGCTACTGGGGGTCCCAGTGCTACG AGTGCCCTGGGGGTGCAGAGACCCCATGCAATGGCCACGGGACTTGTCTGGATGGCATAGACAGGAACGGGACCTGTGTGTGCCAG GAAAACTTCAGTGGCTCAGCCTGCCAGGAGTGCCAAGACCCCAACCGGTTCGGGCCTGACTGTCACTCAG TGTGCAGATGTGTGCATGGCACGTGCCGACGTGGGCCGCTCGGGGACGGGAGCTGCCTGTGTTTTGCTGGGTACACCGGCCCTCACTGTGACCAAG AGCTGCCCGAGTGCCAGGCCCTAAACTGTCCCCGTCACTCCCAGTGCTCTGCAGAGGACCCCACCTGTAGATGCCTGCCTCACCACACCCAGCAGGATGGCAAATGCCAAG CCCCTGACCCCTGCCGGCCATCACCCTGTTCCCCATTGGCCCACTGCTCAGTGAGCCCCACTGGGCAGGCACAATGTCGCTGCCCCAAGAACTACCATGGTGACGGGAATGTGTGTCTGCCCCAGGATCCATGCAACACCAACAACGGTGGCTGCCCCAGCAACTCGACCTTATGTCTGTACCAGGGACCAGGCAAG GCCTCCTGCACATGTAAGCCAGGCCTGTTCAGCCTCAGCGGCAATGCCTCTTCGGGCTGCGTTGCCTACTGTTACCCCTCCTCCTGTGACCGGTCAGCCACCTGCCAGGTGACCCCCGATGGGAAGATCAG ctgtgtATGCAAGGAGGGCCAGGTGGGGGATGGGCGTGCCTGCTATGGACACCTGCTCCACGAGGTGCAGAAGGCCAGCCTGCTAAGGCTCATGGGGCTGAGAGGCGCCCTCACCATGCTGG ACCAAGGCTGCCGGGAGATCCTCAGCACGTCAGGCCCGTTCACTGTGCTGGTGCCATCCCTCTCTTCCAGGACCCCCTGGGCCATGAAT GCGTCCCTTGCCCAGCACCTCTGCAGACAGCACATCATCGCAGGGCAGCACATTCTGGAGGACTTAGGGACCCAGCAGCAAACACGCAAGTGGTGGACACTGGCTGGGCAGGAGATCACTGTCACTTTCAACCGTTTCATG cagaaatacaCCTACAAATACAAAGACCTGCCCCAGCAAACATTCACCATCCAAAAGGCCAACTACCCAGCAGCTAATGGTGTCTTCCACATGGTCACTGCCTTGCGGTGGCAGTCCCCACCAGAATTCCCTAAGGACCCCAAA AGAACCATCAGCCAGATTCTTGCCTCTACCGAGGTCTTTAGCCGGTTTGAAACCATCCTAGAG AACTGCGGACTGCCCTCCATCCTGGATGGACCTGGGCCCTTCACAGTCTTTGCCCCAAGCAACGAGGCTGTGGACAACTTGCGTGATGGCCGCCTGATCTACCTCTTCACAGCA GGTCTCTCTAAGCTGCAGGAGCTGGTGAGGCACCACATCTATGGCCATGGCCAG CTGACCATTGGGAAACTCATCTCCAAGGGTCGGGTCCTCACCATGGCAAACCAGGTCCTGGCTGTGAATATCTCTGAGGAG GGGCGCATCCTGCTGGGACCAGAGGGCGTCCCTCTGCGGAGAGTGGATGTGCTCGCTGCCAATGGTGTGATTCACATGCTGGAGGGCATCCTGCTGCCCCCAACCATCCTGCCTATCCTGCCCAAGCACTGCAGCCAGGAGCAGCACCGGATCGTGGTG ggctcctGTGTGGACTGCCAGGCCCTGAACACCACCAGCATGTGCCCCCCTGACAGCGTGAAACTG GATGTCTTCCCTAAAGAGTGTATCTACACCCATGACCCCACTGGGCTCAACGTCCTGAAGAAGGGCTGTGCCCACTACTGCAACCAGACCCTCCTG AAACCTGGCTGCTGCAAAGGCTTTTTTGGGCCTGACTGTGCACAGTGCCCTGGGGGCTTTTCCAACCCCTGCTATGGCAAAGGCAAC TGCAGTGATGGGATCCTGGGCAATGGCGCCTGCCTCTGCTTCCCAGACTACAAGGGCATTGCCTGCCACATCTGCTCCAACCCAAACAAGCATGGAGAACAGTGCCAGGAAG ACTGTGGCTGTGTCCATGGTCTCTGTGACAATCGTCCAGGCAGTGGGGGTGTGTGTCAGAGTGGCACATGTGCCCCAGGCTTCAGTGGCCGCTTCTGCAACGAGTCCACCGGGAACTGTGGGCCCACGGAGCAGGCCCAGAACTGCCACCTGCATGCCCGCTGTGTTAGCCAGGGGGGCATTGCCAG GTGTCTCTGTCTTGATGGCTTTGAGGGCGATGGCTTCTCCTGcacacccagcaacccttgttcCCACCCAGACCGAGGTGGCTGCTCAGAAAAC GCCGAGTGTGTCCCCGGGGCCCCGGGCACCCATAACTGCACGTGCCACAAAGGCTGGAGCGGGGATGGCCATGTCTGTGTAGCCATTGACGAATGTGAGCTGGATGTGCGTGGTGGCTGCCACGCTGATGCCCTCTGCAGCTATGTGGGACCTGGGCAG AGCCGGTGCACCTGCAAGCTGGGATTTGCTGGGGATGGCTATGCATGCAGTCCCATCGACCCCTGCCGGGCAGGCAACGGTGGCTGCCATGACTTG gccaccTGTCAAGCAGTGGGTGGAGGTCAGCGGGTCTGCACATGCCCCCCTGGCTATGGGGGTGATGGCTTCAGTTGCTACGGAGACATCTTCAGG GAGTTGGAGGCAAATGCCCACTTCTCTATCATCTACCAATGGATCAAG AGAGCAGGCATCACGCTTCCTGCCGACAGCCGAGTCACAGCCCTGGTGCCCTCTGAGTCTGCCCTCCTCCGGCTGAGCCCTGAGGACCGGGCCTTCTGGCTGCAGCCAAGGATGTTGCCACAACTGGTCAG GGTCCATTTTCTCCAGGGTGCCCTCTCTGAGGAGGAACTGGCCCGGCTGAGCGGGCAGGAGGTGGCAACCCTGAGCCCCACTATACGCTGGGAGATTCACAACATCAGTGGG AGGGTCTGGGTACAGAATGCCAGCTTGGACGTGGTTGACCTCCTTGCCACCAACGGTGTCCTACATGTCCTCAGCCAG GTCCTGCTGCCTCCACGAAAGGACTCCCCAGGTGGGCAGGGGTTGCTGCAGCAGCTGGACTCAGTGCCTGCCTTCCACCTCTTCCGTGATCTGCTGCAG CATCACAGTCTGGTGTCCCAGATTGAGGCTGCGACCGCCTACACCATCTTCGTGCCCACAAATCACTCCCTGGAGGCCCAGGGCAACAGCAGCCGCCTG GATGCAGACACGGTGCGACACCACGTGATCCTGGGGGAGGCGCTCTCCTCGGAAGCCCTGCAGAGAGGGGGACACCGAAACTCCCTTCTGGGCCCTGCTCACTGGCTTGTCTTCTACAACCACACTGGCCAG CCTGAGGTGAACCATGTGCCACTGGAAGGCCCGGTGCTGGAAGCCCCTGGCGGCTCACTGTTTGGCCTGTCGGGAGTCCTGACGGTGGGTTCAAGCCGCTGCCTACATAGCCACGCTGAGGCCCTGCGG GAGAAATGTATAAATTGCACCCGGAAATTTCGCTGCACTCAGGGCTTCCAGCTGGAG GACACCCCCAAGAAGAGTTGCGTCTACCGGGCTGGCTACTCCTTCTCCAGAGGCTGTTCTTACACATGTGCCAAGAAGATTCAG GTGCCTGACTGCTGCCCCGGTTTCTTTGGCACACTGTGTGAGCCGTGCCCCGGGGGTCTGGGTGGGGTGTGCTCGGGCCACGGACAGTGCCAGGACAGGCTCCTGGGCAGCGGGGAGTGCCGCTGCCACGAGGGCTTCCACGGAACAGCCTGTGAGATGTGTGAGCTGGGCCGCTATGGGTCCAACTGCACTGGAG TGTGTGACTGTGCCCACGGGCTGTGCCAGGAGGGGCTGCGAGGGGATGGAAGCTGTGTCTGTAATGTGGGCTGGCAGGGCCATCGCTGTGACCAGA AAATCACTGGCTCTCACTGTCCAAAGAAGTGTGACTCTAATGCCAA CTGTGTACAGGACTCTGCGGCAGCTCCTGCCTGTGTCTGTGCCGCGGGGTACTCGGGCAATGGCACCTACTGTTCAG AGGTGGACCTATGTGCCCATGACCATGGTGGCTGCTCCCCCCATGCCAACTGCACCAAGGTGGCACCTGGGCAGCGAACATGCACCTGCCAGGATGGCTACACGGGCGATGGGGAGTTGTGCCAGG AAGCTAATAGTTGTCTCATCCACCATGGGGGCTGCCACATGCATGCTGAATGTATTCCCACAGGTCCCCAGCAG GTCTCTTGCAGCTGCCGTGAGGGTTACAGTGGGGATGGCATCCGGACCTGTGTGCTCCTGGACCCCTGCTCCCAG AGTAACGGAGGCTGCAGCCCCTATGCTGTGTGCAGAAGTACAGGGGATGGCCAGAGGACATGCACCTGTGACGCAGCTCACACTGTGGGCGATGGTTTCACCTGTCGTGCCCGAGTCAGCCTG GAGCTCCTTCGGGACAAGAATGCCTCATTCTTCAGCCTCCACCTCCTG aAATACAACGAGCTGAAGGGCAACGGGCCTTTCACAATCTTTGTGCCGCACACAGATCTAATGACCAACCTGTCGCAG GATGAACTGGCCCGGATAGGAGCCCATCGCCAGCTCGTGTTCCGCTACCACGTGGTTGGCTGCCGGCAGCTACGGAGCCAGGATCTGATGGAAGAAGGCTATGTCACAACACTCTCGGGACACCCCCTTCGTTTCAGCGAAAGGGAG GGTAGCATATACCTCAATGACTTCGCCCGAGTGGTGAGCAGTGACCACCAGGCAGTGAACGGTATCCTGCACTTCATCGACCATGTCCTGCTGCCACCCGACGTGCTACACTGGGAGCCTGACGCTGCCCCGATCTCGCGG AGAAATGTCACCGCTGCTGCAGAGAGCTTCGGTTACAAGATTTTCAGCAGCCTTGTGACG GTGGCTGGTCTACTGCCTCTGCTTCGAGATGTGTCCCATAGGCCCTTCACAATGCTGTGGCCCACAGACTCTGCCCTGCGAGCCCTGTCACCTGATCGCCAGGCCTGGCTGTACCATGAGGACCACCGGGATAAATTGGTAGCCATTCTTCGGGGTCATGTGATCCGTAACATAGAG GCCTTGGCATCTGACTTGCCCAACCTGGGCCCACTTCGCACCATGCATGGGAcacccatctctttctcctgcagCCGTGCCCGGCCG GGTGAACTCATGGTGGGTGAGGACGACGCCCGAATTGTGCAGCGGCACCTGCCATTTGAAGGTGGCCTGGCCTATGGCATTGACCAGCTGCTGGAACCACCTGGCCTTGGTGCCCGCTGTGACCGCTTTGAGACTCGGCCACTGCGGCTG AAGATTTGCAGCATCTGTGGAGAGGAACCACCCTGTCCTGAGGGCTCGCAGGAGCAG GGCAGCCCGCAGGCCTGCTGGCGCTACTTCACAAAGTACTGGGCATCCCCTCCATTGCGCTCCTTGGCACTGCACAGCCTTTGGGGCCAGCCCCAAGTTCTGGGCAGTGGCTGCCACCGCAACTGTGTCATCACCACCTGGAAGCCCAGCTGCTGCCCTGGTCACTATGGCAGTGAGTGTCGAG CTTGCCCTGGGGGCACCAGCCATCCCTGTAGTGACCATGGCGTGTGTATGGATGGCATGAGCGGCAGTGGGAAGTGTAGGTGTCGTTCGGGGTTTTCTGGGACAGCATGTGAACTCTGCGCCCCAGGGGCCTTTGGGCCCCATTGCCAAG CCTGTCGCTGCACCTCTCATGGCCACTGTGATGAGGGCCTTGGGGGCTCTGGCTCCTGTTTCTGTGATGAGGGCTGGACTGGGCCACGCTGTGAGGTGCAGATGG ATCTGCAGCCTGTGTGTGTCCCACCCTGTGCACCCCAGGCAGTATGTCGTGCAGGCAATAGCTGCGAATGCAGCCTGAGCTACGAAGGGGATGGCCGCACGTGCACAG TGGCAGACCTGTGCCAGGACGGGCATGGTGGCTGCAGCGAGCATGCCAACTGCAGCCAGGTAGGCACAGTGGTCACCTGTGCCTGCCTGCCAGACTATGAGGGTGATGGCTGGAGCTGCCGAGCCCGCAACCCCTGTGAAGATGGCCACCGAGGGGGCTGCAGCGAGCATGCTGATTGCCTGAGTACTGGCCCA AACACACGGCGCTGTGCATGCCATGCCGGCTATGTGGGTGATGGACTGCAGTGTCTGGAGGAGCCCGAGCCACCTGTGGACCGCTGCCTGGGCCAGCCCCCACCATGTCATGTGGATGCTGTGTGTACTGACCTGCACTTCCAGG AGAAACGGGCTGGTGTCTTCCACCTCCAGGCCACCAGTGGCCCTAATGGTCTGAACTTCTCAGAGGCTGAGGCAGCATGTAGGGGCCAGGGAGCTGTCCTTGCTTCTCTTCCTCAGCTCTCTGCTGCACAGCAG CTGGGCTTCCACCTGTGCCTTGTGGGCTGGCTGGCCAACGGTTCGGCTGCCCACCCTGTCGTTTTCCCTGAGGCGGACTGTGGTGCTGGTCAGGTGGGGGTAGTCAGCCTGGGCACCCGGGAGAACCTGTCAGAGCGCTGGGATGCTTACTGCTACCGTATGCAAG ACGTGGTCTGCCGATGCCGCGATGGCTTTGTGGGTGACGGGACTGGCATATGCAATGGGAAGCTGCTTGATGTACTGGCCACCACTGCCAACTTCTCTACCTTCTATGGG ATGCTGCTGGACTATGCTAATGCCACTCCTCGAGGTCTCGACTTCCTGGATTTCCTGGATGATGAACGTACCTACAAGACACTCTTTGTCCCTGTCAATGAAGGCTTTGTGGGCAACATG ACACTGAGTGGCCCAGACCTGGAGCTGCATGCCTCCAATACTACCTTCCTTAGCACCAATGTCAGCCAGGGTACCTTGCTTCCCTCCCACTCAGGCCTCAGCCTCGTCATCAGTGACAGAGGCCCTGACAACAGTTCTTTGGCCCCTGTG GCCCCAAGGGCAGTTGTGGTTAGCCATGTCATAGTGTGGGACATCATGGCCTTCAACGGTATCATCCATGCTCTGGCCAGCCCCCTCCTGGCACCCTCACAGCCT CGGGCAGTGGTAGCACCTGAAGCCCCACCCGTGGCAGCAGGTGTGGGGGCTACAGTAGCCGCTGTAACGCTGCTGGGCCTGGTGGCTGGAGCTGTCTATGTCCGTGCTCGACACAAGTCCACAGGCTTTGGCTTCTCTGTCTTCCAG GCAGAAGATGATGCTGATGATGACTTCTCTCCATGGCAGGAAGGGACCAGCCCAACCCTGGTCTCTGTGCCCAACCCTGTCTTTGGCAGCCAAGATGCCTTCTGTGAGCCCTTTGAT GACTCACTCTTGGAGGAGGACTTCCCTGACACCCAGAGGATCCTCACAGTAAAGTGA